Proteins encoded within one genomic window of Alteribacter populi:
- a CDS encoding fatty acid desaturase family protein, with protein MPKKAFKAAPGRLWGGLIYALIAIGGVLSIGLFDLNIWLKFLIAVILGSCFASLGFLGHEILHGTVVRKRWLRNLLGAVAFWPLTTGPELWKKWHNMEHHQHTQDEHKDPDAWPSINQLAKSRLLRWLYKIPFTIRALSSFVALAFTFTVHSTHMFVTYIKDFNKEKQMKAWMQFILPWATWIGLLVWIGPVKWLFAFFIPLLIANFIVMAYIATNHRLNPLVPVNDPLANSLTVTVPKWVDVLHFNFSYHTEHHLFPGMNPKYYPMVKRKIKEMWPERYHEMPMAKAMIALWKTPRVYFEQDQLVDPNRAAAYGSLGNGLDPNNIKHEDADLSGTPFLNQKSNKEQ; from the coding sequence ATGCCTAAAAAAGCGTTTAAGGCAGCGCCTGGGAGGTTGTGGGGAGGCTTGATTTACGCCCTCATCGCAATTGGAGGCGTGTTGTCAATCGGACTGTTCGACTTAAATATATGGTTGAAATTTCTCATTGCGGTCATCCTTGGCTCGTGTTTTGCTTCACTAGGGTTCCTAGGACACGAAATTCTTCATGGAACTGTAGTTCGTAAACGCTGGCTGCGAAATCTTTTGGGGGCGGTGGCATTTTGGCCGTTGACGACAGGACCTGAGTTGTGGAAGAAGTGGCATAACATGGAGCACCACCAGCATACTCAGGATGAACATAAAGACCCTGATGCCTGGCCGTCTATTAATCAACTTGCGAAAAGTCGCCTTTTACGATGGTTGTATAAAATCCCGTTTACTATTCGTGCACTGTCCAGTTTTGTAGCATTAGCGTTCACGTTTACAGTTCACTCTACTCACATGTTTGTCACTTACATCAAAGATTTTAATAAAGAAAAGCAAATGAAGGCTTGGATGCAGTTCATCCTTCCTTGGGCAACATGGATTGGACTCCTCGTATGGATTGGCCCAGTGAAATGGCTATTTGCCTTTTTCATTCCACTGCTTATTGCTAATTTCATTGTAATGGCTTACATTGCGACCAATCATAGGTTGAACCCACTCGTTCCTGTAAATGATCCATTAGCAAATAGTCTGACTGTAACGGTACCGAAATGGGTCGATGTCCTTCACTTTAATTTCTCTTACCACACGGAGCATCATTTGTTCCCAGGAATGAACCCGAAATACTATCCGATGGTAAAAAGAAAAATTAAAGAAATGTGGCCCGAGCGTTATCATGAAATGCCAATGGCGAAAGCAATGATTGCACTATGGAAAACGCCTCGCGTCTACTTTGAACAAGATCAGCTCGTAGATCCAAATCGCGCTGCGGCATATGGCTCGTTAGGTAACGGATTAGATCCGAATAACATTAAGCATGAGGATGCTGACTTATCAGGCACACCATTTCTTAATCAAAAATCTAATAAAGAACAATAA
- a CDS encoding PadR family transcriptional regulator, with product MDRMTTIKGSLEVCVLSILYKKRSYGYEIMKELEKFNIKLKGVGSIYPILTRIKEKNLVNVMKEFAEDERPRVYYELNEEGINFLRSEMKEWYDIQHDIHSLLSQKASDLKEEEYER from the coding sequence ATGGATAGAATGACAACGATTAAAGGAAGCTTAGAAGTTTGTGTACTGAGTATTCTTTACAAAAAACGCAGTTATGGTTATGAGATCATGAAAGAACTGGAGAAATTTAATATCAAATTGAAAGGAGTCGGCAGTATTTATCCGATCCTTACTCGAATTAAGGAAAAGAATCTTGTCAATGTAATGAAAGAATTCGCGGAGGATGAAAGACCTCGGGTATATTACGAACTGAATGAGGAAGGCATTAACTTTTTAAGGAGTGAAATGAAAGAGTGGTATGACATTCAACATGACATTCACTCTCTTTTAAGCCAAAAAGCGAGTGACCTTAAGGAGGAAGAGTATGAACGCTGA
- a CDS encoding efflux RND transporter permease subunit produces MGWLKVLLDRKQIVGFSLLGMIVLSLVFIESMDSEFYPEVSEFAITISAESPNVPALEVEENVTKPIENAISDVEGVESFSSSSVDGLSTITVNVMDDKAYEGVRTVVSDAHNEITDVDEIDVSRSTSGYEFYMDLYGGDLSEMSTFADHILKPRLENLSAVNEVRVVGQSELGVLVELDTEKLNDADLAFDDIEEVLTQQNENISVGRTSSDTSDKPLLTWNTQLSSIDDVRNILIPTENGAVLLDNIADISVQESRNQQDMWRNGDNNYVMVSVSRTTDATQVEMTEAVRGELEALDKEGHTEGFVLDQTIVHSDFVGESIGGLQTNVMIGGILLIIVLFVTLKNVVAAVIMGISIPVTVLVTFFLMSLFDISINLISILGLGIALGMIVDSSIVIMESIYKKKEQGLSDRSSAVEGTKEVLTPVFALSLTTMTVFLPIGLISGQIGDFAKVVAIVIVFSQLTALIVCFTLIPVMAEKWLKVKQRKEKSTKPNALYEKLNNYVDWMGKKAIRKIGVIGLFFAIFVSSLFLTFGIPVAILPDFYNRQAEIYIGLEDQTTSADREGISQGISEFLNEIEDIEGYSVRALDPNRMYLYVEMTPEEDAIIAQGDINSLINNQLETMSEEYPITASGSVTYPIQISITGEELDTLRGISEDLSEGLSNIEGIQGISSSFENSREEQRIVLDRNRLVSDGVTPVDIKKELELISSKLEVGIVTTENSHLPLLLAYGDDVQGASPLSQNTIDTINGERPLSDYVNLEDALTPHKIEHENGERVIQLVGDVDGRGLGDVGIEINALIENYDIESGYNVEVGGEIEQQDTASKEMLLVILFAIILVYAILSVQFNSLIQPLIIMSIMPLTLTGVLIGLFTTQTDLNLLSVMGMLVLMGIVTNNGILLIDSINKLRLSGEKRFDAIKKACKDRIRPIFISLITTVSAAIPLAITTGHASKYQQPMAIALIFGFLFSFFITFLFLPVVYLLFEDTAYKVKTIFKKKRMTEGTPRTKQPF; encoded by the coding sequence ATGGGGTGGCTTAAAGTGTTATTGGACAGAAAGCAGATTGTTGGTTTTTCATTGTTAGGAATGATTGTTTTAAGCCTGGTCTTTATCGAATCCATGGATAGTGAGTTTTACCCGGAGGTCAGTGAGTTTGCCATAACGATCTCTGCTGAATCTCCAAATGTCCCAGCTTTAGAGGTTGAAGAAAATGTTACAAAACCAATTGAAAATGCCATATCAGATGTAGAAGGAGTTGAATCATTCTCATCTTCTTCAGTAGATGGCCTAAGTACCATTACAGTAAACGTAATGGATGACAAGGCTTATGAAGGTGTAAGAACTGTTGTAAGTGACGCTCATAACGAAATTACTGATGTTGATGAAATTGATGTTTCTCGCAGCACATCAGGTTATGAATTTTATATGGATCTATATGGTGGAGACCTAAGTGAGATGTCCACCTTTGCCGATCATATCTTAAAACCTAGATTAGAAAATCTAAGTGCTGTCAATGAAGTCCGGGTAGTTGGTCAAAGTGAATTGGGTGTTTTAGTAGAATTAGACACCGAAAAATTAAATGATGCTGATTTAGCATTTGATGATATTGAAGAAGTGCTGACTCAACAGAATGAGAATATATCTGTTGGAAGAACGAGCAGTGATACATCCGATAAGCCTTTATTAACATGGAATACTCAGTTAAGTAGCATTGATGATGTGAGAAATATCCTTATACCAACCGAAAATGGAGCTGTACTCCTTGACAATATAGCTGATATTAGCGTTCAAGAAAGTCGCAATCAGCAAGATATGTGGCGCAATGGGGATAACAATTATGTCATGGTTTCTGTTTCGAGAACAACCGATGCTACTCAGGTAGAAATGACCGAAGCTGTCCGTGGCGAGTTAGAAGCATTAGATAAAGAAGGACATACTGAAGGATTCGTCCTTGATCAGACGATTGTACATTCTGATTTTGTAGGTGAATCTATTGGAGGACTTCAGACCAATGTAATGATTGGTGGCATTTTACTTATTATCGTTCTCTTTGTGACTCTTAAAAATGTTGTTGCAGCAGTTATCATGGGCATTTCTATTCCTGTTACAGTATTGGTTACTTTTTTCCTAATGTCATTGTTTGATATAAGCATCAACTTAATCAGTATTCTTGGTTTAGGTATTGCTTTAGGTATGATCGTTGACTCATCGATCGTTATTATGGAGTCGATTTATAAGAAAAAAGAACAAGGGTTATCTGATCGTTCCTCAGCAGTGGAAGGCACAAAAGAAGTACTTACTCCTGTATTTGCTTTGTCACTTACAACAATGACGGTCTTTTTGCCGATTGGGCTTATTAGTGGTCAGATTGGAGATTTCGCAAAGGTCGTGGCTATAGTGATTGTGTTCAGTCAGCTTACAGCCTTGATTGTATGTTTTACTTTGATACCAGTAATGGCGGAAAAGTGGTTAAAGGTGAAGCAGAGAAAAGAAAAATCAACAAAACCTAATGCGTTGTATGAAAAACTGAATAATTATGTTGATTGGATGGGTAAAAAGGCGATAAGAAAAATTGGAGTCATTGGATTATTTTTTGCTATATTTGTAAGCTCTCTTTTTCTAACATTCGGAATACCGGTTGCTATTTTACCTGATTTTTACAATCGGCAAGCTGAGATTTATATTGGTTTAGAAGATCAAACGACTTCCGCAGATCGGGAGGGGATTTCTCAAGGAATTTCAGAGTTCCTTAATGAAATTGAAGACATTGAAGGTTACAGTGTTCGTGCTTTAGATCCAAATCGAATGTACCTTTATGTGGAAATGACACCTGAAGAAGATGCAATCATTGCACAGGGTGACATTAATTCATTAATCAATAATCAGTTAGAGACAATGAGTGAGGAGTATCCTATAACAGCTTCAGGTTCTGTGACTTATCCGATACAAATTTCAATAACTGGTGAAGAGTTAGATACACTTCGAGGCATATCGGAGGATTTGAGTGAGGGTCTCTCAAATATTGAAGGTATTCAAGGGATTTCATCTAGTTTTGAAAACAGTAGGGAAGAACAAAGGATTGTACTTGATCGCAATAGGTTAGTCTCTGACGGGGTGACGCCGGTTGATATTAAAAAAGAGCTCGAACTTATATCCTCAAAGTTAGAAGTTGGAATCGTTACTACAGAAAATAGCCACTTACCTCTATTGTTAGCGTATGGAGATGATGTTCAAGGTGCTTCACCTCTTAGTCAAAATACAATCGACACCATAAATGGAGAGAGGCCACTAAGTGATTACGTTAACTTGGAAGATGCTCTAACACCACACAAAATCGAACATGAGAATGGTGAGCGCGTAATTCAATTAGTCGGGGACGTTGATGGTAGAGGTTTAGGAGATGTAGGTATTGAGATCAATGCACTTATTGAAAACTACGATATTGAATCAGGATATAACGTAGAGGTTGGAGGAGAAATTGAACAGCAAGATACCGCATCAAAAGAGATGCTACTTGTCATATTATTTGCAATAATACTAGTGTATGCGATTTTGTCTGTACAATTCAATAGCTTAATACAACCTTTAATTATTATGAGTATTATGCCATTAACTTTGACAGGAGTATTAATTGGTTTATTTACTACTCAAACTGACCTTAATTTGTTATCTGTAATGGGAATGTTAGTGTTGATGGGGATTGTCACAAACAATGGAATCTTGCTCATTGATAGTATAAATAAACTTAGATTATCAGGAGAAAAAAGGTTTGATGCGATTAAAAAAGCTTGTAAAGATCGTATTCGTCCAATCTTTATAAGTCTAATAACGACCGTTTCAGCAGCAATACCATTGGCGATTACTACAGGTCACGCGAGCAAATATCAGCAACCAATGGCTATTGCACTCATCTTTGGTTTCTTGTTTTCATTTTTTATAACGTTTCTGTTTTTACCAGTTGTGTATCTTCTTTTTGAAGATACCGCATATAAGGTGAAGACGATTTTCAAAAAGAAAAGAATGACGGAGGGTACTCCTAGAACTAAACAGCCATTTTAA